The Megalobrama amblycephala isolate DHTTF-2021 linkage group LG20, ASM1881202v1, whole genome shotgun sequence genome includes a window with the following:
- the LOC125255345 gene encoding slit homolog 2 protein — protein sequence MLCVIFLPITLLVAGGSKLCPHQCSCYEASELVDCRSRGFTHIPHSIPHGTWLLDLSGNKLSELRSTSFTGIWALRVLLLSQSNMQVVHSQALSSLTFLEKLDLSYNELHVLPPDFSQGLTSLKDLKLSHNALERLETHSFKDLESLERLDLSHNHIQVIEVGAFRGLIMLRHLNLAWNQLTVLQGGLLTMQQGLGVLLLDHNNVSKIEAEALAPLQTLTILNLEANQLRSLKFKTFLNLQTPSTHLQMSENPWTCDCELHRVFSKILYVRHLHVDDYMNITCHSPLLLAGASLGLMHSQLCIAETATVLIITGTVMVTVVAAMVMAERKRKKKKMNLEKQGNEPMPWVSHK from the exons ATGCTCTGCGTCATATTTTTACCCATCACGTTACTAGTTGCTGGGGGCTCAAAGCTCTGCCCTCATCAGTGTTCTTGTTATGAAGCATCTGAGCTGGTGGACTGTCGATCGCGAGGTTTCACTCACATTCCCCACAGTATTCCACACGGCACGTGGCTCCTGGACCTCAGTGGGAATAAGTTGTCGGAGTTGAGGAGTACCTCTTTTACTGGGATATGGGCCCTCCGGGTCCTCCTGCTTTCACAAAGCAACATGCAGGTGGTGCATTCTCAG GCTCTTTCCTCTCTGACCTTCCTGGAAAAGTTGGACCTGTCTTACAATGAGCTTCACGTCCTTCCTCCAGATTTCTCTCAAGGGTTGACCTCCCTTAAAGATCTCAAGCTTTCCCACAATGCTCTGGAGCGTCTTGAGACCCACTCATTCAAGGACCTAGAAAGTCTGGAGAGGTTAGATCTCAGTCACAACCACATTCAGGTCATTGAAGTTGGGGCATTTCGTGGACTTATCATGCTAAGGCACCTTAACCTGGCATGGAATCAATTGACGGTTCTTCAAGGAGGTCTTCTGACCATGCAACAAGGTCTTGGGGTTCTTCTCTTGGACCACAATAATGTCTCCAAAATTGAAGCGGAAGCTCTGGCTCCCCTACAAACCCTCACCATACTGAACTTAGAAGCCAACCAGTTGAGAAGCCTTAAGTTCAAGACATTCTTAAACCTTCAGACACCCAGCACACATCTGCAGATGTCAGAGAACCCTTGGACGTGTGACTGCGAACTGCATCGTGTTTTCAGTAAGATACTCTACGTCAGGCATCTCCACGTGGATGATTACATGAATATCACGTGCCACTCTCCGCTCTTACTGGCTGGAGCGTCTCTGGGTTTGATGCACAGTCAGCTGTGTATCGCAGAAACAGCCACTGTTCTGATCATTACCGGAACTGTGATGGTCACTGTAGTGGCGGCCATGGTTATGGCAGAACGGAAGCGAAAGAAGAAAAAGATGAACCTGGAAAAACAAGGAAACGAGCCTATGCCTTGGGTGTCTCACAAATGA